The Streptomyces puniciscabiei genomic interval CGGCGAAGGCCTTGCCGATGGCGTCGGTGGAGCCGTCGGACTTGCTGCCGCCGAAGCCGTTGGTGGCGAGCACGGCGGGCGCGGGGTGCGCGGGGTCCACTCCGGCGGGCCGGTACAGGTCGGCGTCGACGGCGCACCTGCGGTCGCCCGCGCGCACGGTGAAGGTCAGCGGGGTGACGGTGTAGCGGCCGCTCGCGTGAGCCGGGCCGGCGGTGAGCGCGAGGGGCGCGGTGAGGGCCGCGCCGAGGAGGGCGGTGAGGGCGGTACGGGATCGGGACGCGCGGCGGGGCGCCGGTCGGGGCACACGTCGGGGCACGGGATCCTCCACACTGAGGCACGCGGAAACCGGCCAGGAGATACTGGCCGGTAGCATGCTGTGACACGTGTCAGATCCTGGTCAATCCGTGTGCGCGTGCATTCTTGACGGAGATTCAGTGCGCGCCGTCAACGCAGCGCGGGCTCGTCCACCGTAAGGGTGCCCGTCTGCGCGTCGAGTTCGGCCGTCATCCCGAACGGGACGGTCACCGCGTCGTCGCAGTGCCCGAATCCCAGCTCCTCCACCACCGGTACCCCGAGTCCGCCGAGCCGGTCGGCGAGGACCGGGCGCAGCTCCTCGTAACGGCCGCAGTCGCGCCAGGAGCCGAGCCCGACCCCGGCGACACCGTCGAGCCAGCCGGAGCGCGCCAACTGCGTCAGCAACCGGTCGACGCGGTACGGCACTTCGCCCACGTCCTCCAGGAGCAGCAGCCCGCCCCGCGCACCCGGCCGGGCGAACGCGGTGCCGAGGTCGGTGGCCAGCAGGCTGAGACAGCCGCCCAGCGTGACTCCCCGGGCCCGGCCGGGCGCCAGCGCGGTCCCGGCCGAGGTCAGGGTCCGGACACGCTCCGGAGCGAAGAGCGTGGCACGCAGATGCTCCTGTGCGCGGGCGCTCTTGATGAAGTCGACCCCGGCGGCGGCCGGTCCGTACAGGCTGACCAGGCCCAGCCGGGTGGCGAACGCCTGGTGCAGCACGGTGACGTCGCTGAAGCCGACGAACACCTTGGGACCGGCCGCGCGCATCGCCTCCCAGTCGAGCAGGTCGACCATGCGCTGCGCCCCGTAGCCGCCACGGGCGCACAGCACCGCCGCCACGGACGGGTCGCACCAGGCCCGCTGCAGGTCGGCCGCGCGGTCGGCGTCACCGCCCGCGAGATACCCCAGCTCACCGTCCCTGTCGAGCACATGGGGCGCCACGACCGGATCCAGGTCCCAGCCGCGCAGCACGTCGAGCCCCGCCTGGAGCCGTTCCTCGGGCACCGGCCCGCTGGGGGCGACGACGGCCACGCGGGCGCCCGGGGCCAGCCGCTCAGGGCGCGTGAGCGGGTTCACGCGTGCAGCTCCAGTCTCGGGACGTCCGGCACGTCCAGCTTGAACACCTGGGCGTACAGGGACAGTTCGGCCTCCAGGGCGCGCACCATGGTCTCCGCCCGCCGGAAACCGTGCCCCTCTCCCTCGAAGGTGAGGTAGGCGTGCGGCACGTCCCGGCCGGCGATCCGGGCGAGGAAGCGTTCGCACTGGGCGGGCGGGCAGATCACGTCGTCCAGGCCCTGCAGCAGCAGGAACGGCACGGTGAGCCGGTCGGCGTGGGTGCTCGGCGAGCGCTCGGTGTACCGGGCGGGCACCTCGGCGAGCGGGCCGATGAGCGACTCCAGATAGCGGGACTCGAAGTCGTGGGTCTCCCCCGGTCCCCAGGTGGCCAGGTCCAGCACCGGGTAGAGGATGGTGCCGCAGGCGTAGACGTCGGTGGTGGTCAGGGAGGCGGCGGTGGTCCAGCCGCCCGCGCTGCCGCCCCGGATCGCGAGCCGGGCCGGATCGGCGGTGCCCTCGTCGGCGAGGGCGCGGGCGACGGCCGCGCAGTCCTCGACATCGACCACGCCCCACTGCTCGCGCAGCCGCTCGCGGTAGGCCCGGCCGTATCCGGTGGAGCCGCCGTAGTTCACCTCCGCGACGCCGATGCCCCGCGAGGTGAAGTAGGCGATCTCCAGGTCCAGCACGAGCGGCACGCGGCTGGTGGGGCCACCGTGCGCCCAGATGACGTACGGCGGCAACTCGCCGTCGCAGGCGGTGCGTTCGGGGTGGTGCGGCGGGTAGAGGTGGGCGTGCACCTCGCGGCCGTCCGGGCCGGTGAAGACGCGGATCTGCGGCTCCGGATAGTAAGCGGGGTCGACTGCGTCCCGGTGCCGGGCACCGATCACGCGGGCCCGGCCGGTGACGGTGTCCAGCTCGACCACCTCGTACGCGGTGCGCGGGCCGGCGCCGACCGCGACCACCCGGGCGCCGTGGGCCGCGAGGGTGGCGCCGAACTCGGTCCACGGCCCCGCAACGTCGACGATCTCCCCGGATTTCGGGTCCAGTATCCCGAGCACGGTCGACCCGCGACCGTGCACGACCGCCACCAGGCCGTTGTCCAGCGGCGCGAACCAGCGCAGACCCGGCTTCCACAACGGGCCCGCGAACTCCTCCTCGCGCGGGCACAGCGGGGCGCCGTCCCGGTACAGGTTCCACCAGCCGCTGCGGTCGCTCGCATGAAGAAGACGGTTGTCCGCGGACCAGTCGGCCTGTGCGATCGCCTCGCCGGGCCCACCGGCCACCGTGCGGACGGCATGCAGGATGCCGTCGTCACCGATCTCGCCGACCAGCAGTTCCGTGCCGTCCCAGGGCATGCGCGGATGGTCCCAGGCGAGCCAGGCCGCGCGCCGGCCGTCCGGGGA includes:
- a CDS encoding S66 peptidase family protein: MNPLTRPERLAPGARVAVVAPSGPVPEERLQAGLDVLRGWDLDPVVAPHVLDRDGELGYLAGGDADRAADLQRAWCDPSVAAVLCARGGYGAQRMVDLLDWEAMRAAGPKVFVGFSDVTVLHQAFATRLGLVSLYGPAAAGVDFIKSARAQEHLRATLFAPERVRTLTSAGTALAPGRARGVTLGGCLSLLATDLGTAFARPGARGGLLLLEDVGEVPYRVDRLLTQLARSGWLDGVAGVGLGSWRDCGRYEELRPVLADRLGGLGVPVVEELGFGHCDDAVTVPFGMTAELDAQTGTLTVDEPALR
- a CDS encoding prolyl oligopeptidase family serine peptidase, encoding MGERVLKTPYGSWPSPIHAALAAAHDGQPEWVGFVGDEVWWTEPRPAEGGRRALVRRTAEGTEQEVLPAPWNVRNRVVEYGGRPWAGVPQDGTPVVVFTHFADQRLYRYEPGGEPRPLTPVSPVGAGLRWADPHLDLARGEVWCVLEEFTGDGPSDVRRVLAAVPLDGSAAKDRSAVRELTDARHRFVTGPRVSPDGRRAAWLAWDHPRMPWDGTELLVGEIGDDGILHAVRTVAGGPGEAIAQADWSADNRLLHASDRSGWWNLYRDGAPLCPREEEFAGPLWKPGLRWFAPLDNGLVAVVHGRGSTVLGILDPKSGEIVDVAGPWTEFGATLAAHGARVVAVGAGPRTAYEVVELDTVTGRARVIGARHRDAVDPAYYPEPQIRVFTGPDGREVHAHLYPPHHPERTACDGELPPYVIWAHGGPTSRVPLVLDLEIAYFTSRGIGVAEVNYGGSTGYGRAYRERLREQWGVVDVEDCAAVARALADEGTADPARLAIRGGSAGGWTTAASLTTTDVYACGTILYPVLDLATWGPGETHDFESRYLESLIGPLAEVPARYTERSPSTHADRLTVPFLLLQGLDDVICPPAQCERFLARIAGRDVPHAYLTFEGEGHGFRRAETMVRALEAELSLYAQVFKLDVPDVPRLELHA